A genome region from Naumovozyma castellii chromosome 5, complete genome includes the following:
- the TEL1 gene encoding DNA-binding protein kinase TEL1 (ancestral locus Anc_7.418), producing MNDFHVASTLESLSSTKIKERSSALEELTSLLKRDPEAIPTKSLASTTETFIELLDLETRKYDKLLEQPDDSNVNKIHLLENRLSTIAYVFRLFIEKTFSRCKLKTMNLLLTALPELMTRYESDAIVTPIAAHLSAALLYIIRSDKFQFKLTVQRYITLVERICKNIEVYLQISLTDPIISNLISIVDTLVSYDNLGLNQLSVLLHGTVIKYIRSCKKENGNTYPILRLINHLVVKTHCLNIRDTLRLIDETWKYNFIIGHSTKEHIQLELAYFDIFSSELLNNRMPTMIGEDKPDLEYLIERLQDSIIFRLHDYIPQDLSLDSIEFQDYQNMELISWFEFGDFKLKDSGATLPWLKLFSVTKLLLSYYNMRVCDPLEVSIPLFKRRRKLENYASYLKDSDSIFEFIKNCIGSTTGTTFQIFGLQLCSFVSALTNIKASQVKSLQEIILKQFSNTELIGWSLLTLIPLISQRDYPDCYEDFVTILKLSLPLVKVLTLCRQACTLVSTLLRYSNQILLDEKALNLIYDMYELSDINGPVILSQETFCFWETLQIYGKNFKSRTGRSSSSRIVDWLNQKWPELNNFNDKKFTFARFIGWLSGRDVEERTFIEDEKWRVFDWHSTRWESKYYYWKLLEEQRNFLLQKQLRNKTFGSYDTKIIKCNLEKVHIDSLLSQILDLVGNSYSQKESRNVFWLTEILKIISYLSGDSNFVNFTVFYKEKVRLGLSSTSTDSEYFSNLSERLLTLNAPNVSHLLFEGLDATTILGSFNEILIRSQAIAPDDEFAENVRGNSERRTKEDEVQFLSIPYVQSDLTLIVGSLLLIMKREEVGICMSSLIGFMKLLKVEDMMLCLPPIINFLRRHLNENVLPTPTFLEDLTQLIGEKLLGPSYNTSNLTLLLLCDYLDSIRVQWLSEVGNELNIDCNDILDWIIARFEDDSFGGVFSTVRFTRLLLNMLRYNNLSNGSIKGGKQRIFAAFTKCLQQLDHQTIISLLPQISEYMSTISYKNSNIVFTELTTILGTPQQSIELSSSYCLTMIKLSEISYPSLIYSILDMLLYSDFEHTRSYIFIAFEKIVENSKFQNLQNLFEHCKFDVLSSWCCQINDGNIQEIGWDIELFGFDNLSFFMQKYSREISAIYFSQGLNSREILDKLISVQKSSESQLLVDCYYISIPLSFTIRGIKSSIFDVIKELLGKSLGKTHNQYSLLTIKWILKFLDLGSLNEVIPVMKQLYGNSTIFSIIFEDGNNLPRYQFPLSINILTGVKMIKSKFGEELLSIDNLTLLALSFLVDLENAETMQEKLQCIRGIKYILIVFEPLLPKFKSFDLLLVKLSNFLVEDNLHNELVPLITGILSMVYEQEILLDTALTVLFSKLLMFRRDFSKTIKSSLVKMLLLVTSRKSKYSEVWRYCTDILQDRTVDDKIYGNNDFLMTTQYREENIILLSLMFEYARAPRHFRLAYTPPQNMIDNLLRFPIKDITVSFNFKLWMSYNLASFTNSNSTTSPKMKGSIYLEDYTELFDGSCNVHSIYGKFFNFLERDVTVTRTNSKTYFIVQSILFFLVQNSEFLVDIEQTIQEKLLESYGNICVHMSEVTYRTLHMSGFQTFCTIFEFSANYLLAGSQTFESWLYHLNSCLLHHLMVNVPHVFILDPLLKASVIFSQELLPTLLYTTLNYDPNTVTSWAIELIEKARQLFTATDGARKVHSILSIIKVLRFGSRKNDRQSIRVYGALDLNEIRSIAMEAGDTTFALMLYEEMYSKPSIELDISTLKQIYETINDIDLLAGLPAPHSLMDVTQFIKRTEPNSWKNFLFSNAEMDSTFIKSSVIERQSVMHSTEFNGFYGITKSLNSELTNAISDDSYKWSLQLGNWDLPAPELLNTKEKALYYTLKGMTQDPLKVCNSLEQSLLKIFDSKYHFQYEHEWLETISEVLLFRHTLNLAPNSTELVDLLSYIRTLNKRKLEVLEFEGYKANLQSRFMFFDSLSRNDKLPLKFKPSDLKIAACLQLANLVEVAIDNDASQDALRTSFVLTHTVTQFQKNLQDPVLQIQSKRLNLYSSAISLWKSKEVKTPIAMMHDLLEEGTEPIECLSNSSPEMKIRSLLEVSNDQVVANIVEWSSEMKMETSSAIFDKYINGREISLNDPSLRADVFYALGNFLNKEVRKLQESGEIDEKKKRCDAGIIDLNALELIYRNTKFPEDERKDAKRHFNRVKLQLNRDQELLKRLVTQRTNFVWTALRFYLNTLVYTNKHNSNVLDKFCGLWFENDKDVEINRKLYKDISAVPSWKFLSWVNQIASKLSIEETEFQKPLQLTMKRLLYKLPYDSLFSVLSIKLYEGYSMTMGSSINLKVKAVEQIFKELQGYENGKFYISYITPIEEFCKMSIELANVKFARNVRKLRLSNLNIGEYWMKRLPTFQIPLPTIHFPISCSADGRNARPYIVSVDETVSITTTGLSLPKIVTFTISDGSIHRVLMKGSNDDLRQDAIMEQVFQQVNNILKNDKQLRKFEMGIRTYKVIPLGPQAGIIEFVANSLALHQILSDLHQNDTLKFDQARKAMKSVQTKDADCRLRTYLKITEDIQPEMRNFFFDAFPDANEWLEAKRRYTKGVATTSIVGYLLGLGDRHLNNILIDRSTGEPIHIDLGIAFDQGRLLPIPELVPFRLTRDMIDGFGVTGVDGLFRRSCEKVYSVLRRDSEKMMCVLNVLKWDPLYSWVMSPVRKHKHLLEDDTDLYSSMSSKGNDVNDSEEENRESYRALKGVEEKLMGNGLNIEATVQELISQATDPANLAVIYMGWSPFY from the coding sequence ATGAATGATTTCCATGTTGCATCTACACTagaatcattatcatcaacGAAGATTAAAGAGAGATCATCAGCACTTGAAGAATTAACCTCACTGTTGAAAAGAGATCCGGAGGCTATTCCAACAAAATCGCTTGCATCTACTACAGAAACCTTTATTGAATTACTTGATCTGGAAACAAGGaaatatgataaattattagaacAGCCAGATGACTCTAATGTGAATAAGATACATCTACTGGAGAATAGACTCTCAACAATTGCTTATGTGTTCAGGTTATTCATCGAGAAGACATTCTCTCGTTGTAAACTAAAAACTATGAACTTATTATTGACAGCGTTACCTGAATTAATGACCAGATATGAATCAGATGCTATTGTTACTCCAATCGCTGCCCATTTATCAGCAGCTTTACTATACATCATACGGAGTgataaatttcaatttaaacTTACAGTCCAGAGATATATCACTTTGGTAGAAAGAATATGCAAAAATATAGAAGTGTATCTTCAAATCTCACTCACTGATCCTATCATTTCCAACCTTATATCAATTGTTGACACGCTAGTTTCTTATGATAATCTAGGACTAAACCAACTATCCGTGCTACTCCATGGAACTGTCATTAAATACATCCGGTCATgcaagaaggaaaatggtAACACATATCCTATCCTTAGGCTAATCAATCATTTAGTCGTGAAGACTCATTGTTTAAATATTAGGGACACATTAAgattaattgatgaaacaTGGAAATATAACTTTATCATTGGCCATTCTACTAAGGAACATATTCAACTGGAATTAGcatattttgatatatTCAGTAGtgaattgttgaataataGAATGCCAACAATGATTGGAGAAGACAAACCTGATCTAGAATATCTTATTGAAAGACTCCAAGACTCCATCATCTTTCGATTGCATGATTATATCCCTCAGGATTTATCATTGGATAGCATTGAGTTTCAAgattatcaaaatatggAGTTGATATCATGGTTCGAGTTTGgtgatttcaaattgaaagatagTGGCGCAACGCTACCTTGGCTTAAGTTATTTAGCGTAACAAAATTACTATTATCATATTACAATATGAGAGTATGTGATCCTCTGGAGGTAAGCATTCCCTTATTCAAGAGAAGGAGAAAACTTGAAAATTATGCCTCGTATTTGAAGGATTCTGACAGtatatttgaattcattaagAACTGCATTGGCAGCACGACAGGCACcacttttcaaatatttggtcTGCAACTTTGTTCCTTTGTTTCAGCATTGACGAATATTAAAGCCAGTCAAGTAAAATCTTTacaagaaataattttgaaacagTTTAGCAATACAGAGCTAATAGGCTGGTCACTCTTGACTTTAATTCCTTTGATATCTCAGAGAGATTATCCAGATTGCTATGAAGATTTCGTTACGATACTAAAACTGTCTTTACCTTTGGTCAAAGTATTGACACTCTGTCGTCAAGCATGTACTCTAGTTAGCACCCTTCTTAGATATTCGAATCAGATTCTTTTGGATGAGAAAGCCTTAAATTTGATATACGACATGTACGAACTCTCAGATATCAATGGTCCAGTTATATTGTCACAAGAGACGTTTTGCTTTTGGGAGACACTTCAAATCTATGgcaaaaatttcaaatctagAACAGGACgctcttcttcttcaagaataGTTGACTGGTTAAATCAAAAATGGCCGGAGCTTAATAACTTTAACGATAAGAAATTTACCTTTGCAAGGTTTATTGGTTGGCTTTCAGGGCGAGATGTTGAGGAACGAACgtttattgaagatgaaaaatggCGAGTATTTGATTGGCATAGTACTCGCTGGGAGTCTAAGTATTACtattggaaattattagagGAACAAAGGAATTTTCTTTTGCAGAAACAGCTACGGAACAAGACCTTTGGTTCCTACGACacaaaaataataaaatgtAACCTCGAGAAGGTGCATATAGATAGCCTACTTTCTCAAATTTTAGACTTAGTTGGGAACTCATATTCTCAGAAGGAATCAAGAAATGTTTTTTGGTTAactgaaattttaaaaataatatcataTCTTTCTGGTGATTCAAACTTTGTGAATTTCACAGTGTTTTACAAGGAAAAAGTCCGGTTAGGATTAtcttcaacatcaacaGACAGCGAATACTTCAGTAACCTTTCCGAGCGCCTACTTACGCTGAATGCCCCCAATGTAAGCCATCTCCTTTTTGAGGGTCTAGatgcaacaacaatattgggtagttttaatgaaattttaatacGATCACAGGCCATTGCTCCAGATGATGAGTTTGCGGAGAATGTGAGAGGTAACTCTGAACGTAGAACAAAAGAGGATGAAGTGCAATTCCTTTCAATTCCCTATGTCCAATCCGATCTTACGCTGATTGTGGGTTCATTACTGCTCATTATGAAACGAGAGGAGGTAGGTATCTGTATGTCATCTTTAATTGGGTTTATGAAACTTTTGAAGGTTGAAGATATGATGCTATGTCTTCCGCCAATTATCAACTTTCTAAGAAGAcatttaaatgaaaatgtttTACCTACACCAACATTTTTAGAAGACCTAACACAGCTAATCGGTGAAAAATTGTTGGGGCCATCTTACAATACTAGTAATCTAACGTTATTGCTTCTTTGTGATTACTTAGATTCAATCAGGGTGCAATGGCTCAGCGAAGTAGGTAACGAGTTGAACATTGACTGCAATGATATACTTGATTGGATTATCGCACgttttgaagatgattctTTTGGCGGTGTTTTCTCAACTGTTAGATTTACTAGACTTCTATTAAACATGTTACGgtataataatttatcgAATGGATCAATAAAGGGTGGTAAGCAAAGGATATTTGCCGCATTTACCAAATGTTTACAACAATTGGATCATCAGACTATTATATCATTGTTACCACAGATATCTGAATACATGTCTACCATTAGTTACAAAAACTCGAATATTGTGTTTACAGAGCTGACTACCATTCTGGGAACACCACAACAAAGTATAGAATTATCTTCCTCTTATTGCCTCACCATGATAAAGCTTTCCGAGATTTCTTACCCCTCTTTGATATACTCAATTTTAGACATGCTTTTATATTCGGATTTTGAACATACAAGatcatatatttttattgcATTTGAGAAAATAGttgaaaattcaaaattccAAAACCTGCAGAACCTATTTGAACACTGCAAGTTCGACGTTCTTTCGTCGTGGTGCTGTCAAATAAATGACGGAAACATACAAGAGATCGGATGGGATATTGAGTTGTTTGGCTTTGATAACCTGTCTTTTTTCATGCAAAAGTATTCTAGGGAAATTTCAGCCATATATTTCTCTCAAGGATTAAACAGCCGAGAAATATtagataaattaatttcGGTTCAGAAGTCATCTGAATCACAACTTCTAGTTGACTGTTATTATATCTCTATTCCTCTTTCCTTTACTATAAGGGGGATTAAAAgttcaatatttgatgtTATAAAGGAACTTTTAGGAAAAAGTTTAGGCAAGACGCACAACCAATACTCTCTTCTGACAATCAAATGGatattaaaatttcttgatctAGGGTCTCTCAACGAAGTTATTCCCGTAATGAAGCAACTTTATGGAAATTCAACCATTTTTAGTATTATTTTTGAGGATGGAAACAACTTACCTAGATACCAATTTCCTCTTAGCATTAATATATTAACAGGGGTGAAAATGATTAAATCAAAGTTTGGTGAAGAGCTACTCAgtattgataatttgacGCTTTTGGCACTGTCGTTTCTGGTGGATCTTGAAAATGCTGAGACAATGCAGGAAAAACTTCAGTGCATTCGaggaataaaatatatactGATTGTATTTGAACCATTGTTGCCGAAATTCAAAAGTTTTGATCTTCTACTGGTGAAACTTTCAAACTTTTTAGTGGAAGATAATTTGCATAATGAGCTTGTACCGCTCATTACCGGGATCTTATCAATGGTAtatgaacaagaaattttacTTGATACAGCGTTGACTGTGTTATTCTCAAAACTTCTCATGTTCAGACGTGACTTTTCCAAAACTATAAAAAGTTCACTTGTTAAGATGCTCCTTTTGGTTACATCTAGGAAAAGCAAATACTCAGAAGTGTGGAGATATTGCACAGATATCCTTCAAGATAGAACCGTTGATGACAAAATTTATGGAAACAACGATTTTTTGATGACAACACAATATAGAGAagagaatattattttgttgtcGTTGATGTTTGAATATGCTAGGGCACCCAGACATTTTCGTTTGGCGTATACTCCACCCCAAAATATGATTGATAATTTACTTAGGTTCCCCATTAAAGATATTACGGTgtcttttaattttaagCTCTGGATGTCCTATAATTTAGCAAGTTTTACTAATTCAAATAGCACGACGAGCCCAAAAATGAAAGGGAGTATATATCTTGAAGACTATACTGAACTTTTTGATGGCTCATGTAATGTGCATTCAATATATggcaaatttttcaatttcttagAACGAGACGTCACTGTTACAAGGACAAACTCTAAGACCTACTTTATCGTTCAATCAatccttttttttttagtCCAGAATAGTGAGTTCCTAGTAGATATCGAGCAGACTATACaggaaaaattattggagaGTTACGGAAATATATGCGTTCATATGAGTGAGGTAACATACCGAACGTTACACATGTCTGGTTTCCAAACGTTTTGTaccatttttgaattttcagCAAATTATTTGTTAGCAGGGAGCCAAACCTTTGAAAGTTGGCTTTACCATCTAAATTCATGTCTATTACACCATTTAATGGTAAACGTACCTCACGTATTTATCCTAGACCCACTTTTAAAAGCTTCCGTCATCTTCTCGCAAGAACTACTACCCACGTTATTATACACTACGTTAAACTACGACCCTAATACTGTTACCAGCTGGGCCATTGAACTCATTGAAAAAGCCCGTCAGTTATTTACTGCTACAGATGGAGCCAGGAAAGTGCATTCAATCTTATCAATTATAAAGGTACTTCGTTTTGGTTCTAGAAAGAACGATCGACAATCCATACGTGTTTATGGTGCCTTGGACCTTAATGAAATACGCTCAATCGCAATGGAAGCTGGGGATACAACTTTTGCATTAATGCTCTATGAAGAAATGTATTCCAAACCTTCAATAGAATTAGATATATCGACATTAAAGCAAATATACGAGACTattaatgatattgatCTTTTGGCAGGCTTGCCTGCTCCCCATTCTCTAATGGATGTCACTCAGTTTATCAAGAGGACGGAACCAAATTCATGGAAAAACTTTCTATTTAGCAACGCAGAAATGGATTCCACTTTTATTAAGTCTTCTGTGATCGAGCGACAATCAGTTATGCACTCTACAGAATTTAATGGATTTTATGGAATTACAAAATCCTTGAATAGCGAACTAACAAATGCTATATCTGATGATTCTTATAAATGGAGTCTTCAATTAGGGAACTGGGATTTACCTGCTCCAGAACTACTAAATACTAAAGAAAAAGCGTTGTACTATACCCTGAAAGGTATGACACAAGATCCTTTGAAGGTTTGCAACAGTTTAGAACAATCTCTattgaagatatttgaTAGTAAATATCACTTTCAATATGAGCACGAATGGCTGGAAACTATTAGTGAAGTTCTATTGTTTCGGCACACGTTGAATTTAGCTCCAAACTCAACGGAGCTTGTAGACCTACTCAGTTATATTAGGACACTAAATAAAAGAAAGCTTGAAGTATTAGAGTTTGAAGGATATAAGGCTAATTTACAAAGCAGATTTATGTTTTTTGACTCTCTATCCagaaatgataaattacCCTTAAAGTTCAAACCTTCTGACTTGAAAATTGCAGCCTGTTTGCAATTGGCAAATCTTGTAGAAGTCGCAATAGATAACGATGCTTCTCAAGATGCTCTTCGAACATCTTTCGTGCTAACCCACACTGTGAcacaatttcaaaaaaatttacaaGATCCCGTATTGCAGATCCAATCAAAAAGATTAAATCTATATTCATCAGCAATTTCTCTGTGGAAATCGAAAGAAGTAAAAACACCAATCGCAATGATGCACGATTTATTGGAAGAGGGGACAGAACCCATAGAATGTCTCAGCAACTCATCTCCTGAAATGAAGATAAGATCGTTACTGGAAGTCTCAAACGACCAAGTTGTGGCTAATATTGTTGAATGGAGCTCTgaaatgaaaatggaaacttCTTCAGctatatttgataaatatattaatggCAGAGAAATATCCTTGAATGATCCATCCTTGCGCGCTGATGTGTTCTATGCATTAGGGAACTTCTTAAATAAAGAGGTTCGAAAGTTACAAGAAAGTGGTGAAATagatgaaaagaaaaaaaggtGCGACGCTGGAATCATTGATTTAAATGCTCTTGAACTAATTTATAGAAACACAAAATTTCCTGAGGATGAACGCAAGGATGCCAAACGTCACTTCAATAGAGTTAAACTACAACTTAATAGAGATCAAGAACTATTGAAGAGGCTAGTAACTCAAAGAACTAATTTTGTATGGACCGCACTCCGTTTTTATCTTAATACCTTAGTGTATACAAACAAGCACAACTCAAATGTATTAGATAAGTTCTGTGGGTTATggtttgaaaatgataaagatgTTGAGATCAATAGGAAGCTATATAAGGATATTAGTGCAGTCCCTAGCTGGAAGTTCTTATCATGGGTAAACCAAATTGCTTCCAAATTATCTATTGAGGAAACGGAATTTCAAAAACCATTGCAGTTGACTATGAAGAGGTTATTATATAAACTACCTTATGATTCCTTATTCTCCGTGCTTAGTATCAAGTTATATGAAGGGTATTCTATGACGATGGGTTCATCCATTAACCTTAAAGTTAAGGCGGTAGAgcaaatatttaaagaacTCCAAGGATATGAAAACGGTAAATTTTATATCAGTTACATCACTCCCATTGAGGAATTCTGCAAAATGTCAATTGAGTTAGCTAATGTCAAATTTGCCCGTAACGTCAGGAAACTTAGACTTTCTAATCTAAATATCGGTGAATACTGGATGAAAAGATTACCAACTTTTCAGATACCTTTACCTACAATACATTTTCCTATTAGCTGTTCTGCTGATGGTAGAAATGCTAGACCGTATATTGTCTCAGTTGATGAAACGGTGAGTATTACCACGACTGGTTTATCGTTACCAAAAATTGTTACTTTCACTATATCAGATGGTTCTATTCACCGGGTTCTTATGAAGGGGAGTAACGACGATTTAAGGCAGGATGCAATTATGGAACAAGTCTTCCAACAAgtcaataatattttgaagaatgaCAAACAGTTAAGAAAATTCGAGATGGGGATTAGAACCTATAAAGTTATACCACTAGGTCCACAGGCTGGTATTATAGAATTTGTAGCCAACTCGTTGGCATTGCATCAAATTCTATCGGACTTACATCAGAATGACACACTCAAGTTTGATCAGGCAAGAAAGGCAATGAAATCGGTCCAAACAAAGGATGCAGATTGTCGCTTAAGAACCTACTTGAAGATTACGGAAGATATTCAACCAGAAATGAggaatttcttttttgatGCATTCCCTGATGCCAATGAATGGTTAGAAGCTAAGAGACGTTATACTAAAGGTGTTGCTACTACGTCCATTGTTGGATATCTTTTAGGGTTAGGTGATCGACActtgaataatattttaatagaTCGTTCCACAGGTGAACCTATCCATATTGATTTAGGAATTGCATTTGATCAAGGTCGTTTATTACCTATTCCCGAATTAGTGCCATTTAGACTGACTAGAGATATGATAGATGGGTTTGGAGTCACAGGTGTGGATGGATTATTTAGGAGAAGTTGCGAAAAAGTTTATTCCGTATTAAGAAGAGATTCAGAAAAGATGATGTGCGTCTTGAATGTCTTAAAATGGGATCCATTATACTCATGGGTGATGTCACCTGTTAGGAAACATAAGCATTTACTTGAAGACGACACTGATTTATATTCTAGTATGAGTTCGAAAGGTAACGACGTAAATGATAGTGAGGAAGAAAATCGAGAATCTTATAGAGCATTAAAGGGAGTTGAAGAGAAGTTGATGGGGAATGGGCTAAATATAGAAGCTACAGTACAAGAACTGATTTCTCAGGCTACAGATCCTGCTAATTTGGCCGTTATATATATGGGGTGGTCGCCTTTCTACTGA
- the RPL23A gene encoding 60S ribosomal protein uL14 (ancestral locus Anc_7.417), which yields MSGNGAQGTKFRISLGLPTGAIMNCADNTGARNLYILAVKGSGSRLNRLPAASLGDMVMATVKKGKPELRKKVMPAIVVRQSKSWRRKDGVYLYFEDNAGVIANPKGEMKGSAITGPVGKECADLWPRVASNSGVVV from the exons ATGTCTGGTAACGGTGCTCAAGGTACAAAATTCAGAATTTCT tTAGGTCTACCAACTGGTGCCATCATGAACTGTGCTGATAACACAGGTGCTAGAAACTTGTACATCTTAGCTGTCAAGGGTTCTGGTTCCAGATTAAACAGATTGCCAGCTGCCTCTCTAGGTGATATGGTTATGGCTACCGTTAAGAAGGGTAAGCCAGAATTAAGAAAGAAGGTTATGCCAGCTATTGTTGTTCGTCAATCTAAGTCATGGAGAAGAAAGGACGGTGTCTACTTATATTTCGAAGATAATGCCGGTGTCATTGCTAACCCAAAGGGTGAAATGAAGGGTTCTGCCATTACTGGTCCAGTCGGTAAGGAATGTGCCGATTTATGGCCAAGAGTTGCTTCCAACTCCGGTGTTGTTGTGTAA
- the NCAS0E02470 gene encoding uncharacterized protein (ancestral locus Anc_7.414): MALKFRELPYYRIEQIGPAPTVKYTTILKTAMPFSHKNQSKRPKFLLDLKINELVNIPQSTGYCFVKWHLKDGTGTSSTTRKIPLNSTGNTTTSGSTDSTDKNAVVEVTNQSHGSTPHRLVKHHKVQWNYSLARPLQVKLNVDKNRNLVSKYLKMEVYFQFLNQKSKASTNDKEPKDSNLTTAPTATKKSMGLKSSGENSYSQRITGKILLGCITVDITEYIRKEEPLLTNRFLLQDSKVNSIINISLQLKLIRGIYDDFHIKKTFSMGQLSSSFQDSGISTILDSSNTPSSNSLGASHLSKSQTSYSSKGVGVNMNATISTSMSPLIDKLYERTFQLSWDPRPNEFSPRECVADIMRGGNGWAKNEKGINLIDLQTLKLNELESNSKFNFLVDNGKNENHNKKNSIGSSGNGTSNNDFTHMDRREFLERKKKQLEISNWSHLSPTQRANLRRGPKNESIPNNIAEDDNDDKGIDQNDPEYYSEEDIDKIIKNPKGWSVGQLTF; the protein is encoded by the coding sequence ATGGCATTGAAATTTAGGGAATTGCCATATTATAGGATAGAACAGATAGGACCAGCACCCACGGTAAAATATACAACCATACTAAAAACAGCTATGCCTTTTAGCCATAAGAACCAGAGCAAGAGGCCGAAGTTCCTGCTGGATTTGAAGATTAACGAATTAGTTAATATCCCTCAGTCTACCGGATACTGTTTTGTCAAGTGGCATTTGAAAGATGGGACCGGGACTTCATCCACAACGAGGAAAATACCATTAAATTCAACTGGAAATACAACCACGTCGGGAAGTACAGACTCAACAGACAAGAATGCAGTCGTGGAAGTGACGAACCAAAGCCATGGTTCCACTCCACACCGTTTGGTAAAACATCATAAAGTACAATGGAACTATTCCTTAGCGAGACCATTACAAGTGAAGTTAAATGTGGATAAGAATAGAAATTTGGTCagtaaatatttgaagatggaggtatatttccaatttttgaaCCAAAAATCTAAAGCATCGACAAATGATAAAGAACCAAAGGATAGTAACCTTACGACGGCGCCAACAGCAACAAAAAAATCGATGGGACTTAAGTCCTCAGGAGAGAATTCATATTCACAAAGGATTACAGGAAAGATATTGTTAGGTTGCATCACAGTGGATATaacagaatatattagaaAGGAAGAACCTTTATTGACGAATCGGTTTCTATTACAAGACTCTAAAgtcaattcaataattaatatttcattgcaattgaaattaattcGTGGTATATATGATGATTTTCACATAAAGAAGACATTTTCCATGGGTCAATTATCAAGTTCGTTTCAAGATAGTGGAATTTCGACTATATTAGATAGTAGTAATACCCCTTCAAGTAATTCCTTGGGGGCCTCTCATTTGTCTAAATCACAGACGTCATATTCATCTAAGGGAGTTGGTGTGAACATGAATGCAACTATTTCCACATCCATGTCACCTTTGATTGATAAGTTATATGAGAGGACTTTCCAATTATCTTGGGATCCCAGACCTAATGAATTCTCACCTCGAGAGTGCGTTGCTGATATAATGAGAGGTGGGAATGGATGGGCAAAGAATGAAAAGGGGATCAATCTGATTGATTTACAGACTTTAAAACTGAATGAACTGGAATCCAATtctaaattcaattttttggttGATAATGGTAAGAATGAAAATcacaacaagaagaatagTATAGGTTCCTCTGGTAATGGAACCAGTAATAATGACTTTACCCATATGGACAGAAGGGAATTCTTGgagaggaagaagaagcagttagaaatatcaaattggAGCCATTTATCTCCAACACAAAGGGCTAATCTGAGAAGGGGACCCAAGAATGAATCCATACCGAACAATATTGCTGAAGATGACAATGACGACAAGGGGATAGATCAAAACGATCCTGAATATTACAGTGAGGAGGACATTGATAAGATCATTAAGAATCCTAAAGGCTGGTCTGTGGGGCAACTAACTTTCTGA